From the Nodularia sphaerocarpa UHCC 0038 genome, the window CCACTTTGTCCCACTACGCCCACAAATGTATTAGGAGCAATCTCTAAGCTAATATTATCGAGCTGCGGGCTGGGGCTTTGGGTGAAGCGGAAGGTGATATTCTCATATTTAACTGCTCCTTGAATCGCTGGTAAAGGAATATCTTGGGGGACTGGTTCTTCTTGGGGCGTGTCTAAAATATCACTCAATCTTTCCAAAGATAGTGCTGTTTCTTGGAAGTTTTGCCACAGTTGCACTAGCCGCAGGAGAGGACTTGTGGTGTAACCTGCGATGATGCGGAAGGCGATTAATTGCCCCAGTGTGAGGGTTCCTTGTAATACTAAAAATGCTCCGACCCAAAGCAGTAATAACCCTGAGAGTTGGTTGAGAAATTTACTGATTGAACCCGCAGTTGTAGAAGTGATGGCATTTTTAAAGCTATCAGCCACATACTTAGCATAACGGTCTTGCCATTGCCAACGCGATCGCAGTTCAATATTTTGAGCCTTGACTGTCTGAATACCAGAAACAACTTCTACTAAATAAGATTGAGTAGCGGCGTTGCGTTCGGCGCGGTTGCGGGTTTGTTGGCGAATGATTGGGGCGACAATTAAACCTAAAAGGGCAAATAATGGTACTGTGGCTAAAGCTACCAAAGTCAATAGCCAACTGTAGTAAACCATGACTACAATGTAGATCACGGAAAATATCGAGTCTAAGACCACTGTTAAAGCTGTACCAGTGAGAAATTGGCGAATATTCTCTAACTCATTAATCCGAGTTGAGAGTTCACCCACAGGGCGCTTTTCAAAGTAACCCAGAGGTAGACGCAGCAGGTGGTCAATAACTTCTGACCCCAGCGCCATGTCGATGCGGTTGGTAGTTTCTACGAATAAATTTGTCCTCAGAGTTGTCAGAATTGCTTCAAATACTGCTGTAACAACTAATAAAGTCCCTAAAACATTCAACGTTGAGGGTGAGTTTTGAATTAAGACTTTATCAATAATTACCTGGGTAATCAAAGGGTTCGCCAAGCCGAACAACTGGACAAAGAAGGAAGAAATTAAAACCTCACTCAAAACTCGGCGATACTGGGAAACAAAAGGCAAAAACCAACTTAAACCAAAGCGTTTACGGGGAGTTTGCTGGGTTTGTTGTAGGAGTAGAATTTCTCCTTCCTGTCCCCAAGTGGCGACAAATTCTGGGGTTTTGTGCCGTTGTATGCCTTTTCCTGGTACAGCTAACACCAGTTCCTTCTCAGTAGCTTGGTAAAGCACAGCAAAGCGATTTTGCCATTGCAGCATCACCGGGGTTTCTAAGCGACTGATAGCGACGGCGGGAACCATTGCTAATTGCGCCCGTAAACCTAACATTTCTGCTAAGGAACCGCATAATTGTAAGGAAACACTGCCTAATCTTTGTTGCTGATTTTGCAAAACTCGACGCACGACATCCCGACGAAAGGGCATATCCCAATATTGGCTCAACATTTGGAAGCAAGCCAAGGTTTCATTTAATACGCCATTTCCACTCACGTAAGGATATTTGATGCGTTCAGCTTTGCTAGGTTCTAGGGCTGGGGGTTGTTCTGAGGCGTAGGGAATATCCTCTGTTTCTGCTTCTGGTTCTGTGACTATAACTGTGGGTGTAATCGGGGTGGTTTGAAAAGATACTGGGGGAATCCCTACTAACCGGGCTGTGCCGCTTTCTACCTTGAGGATTTGTTTGTCTGGGGATGGTTCTAAGCGATCGCCTATGGCAAAATTAGTATTACCACTACTTAACAACCAAAGACGATGGGGATCTAATTGACTTAGAGGCGTTTTCCCCTTGGGTGCGTCAAAAACAATGGTTTGGGGGAGAATTTCTGAGACTAAAGCGGCAATGTCTATTTCTCCCAAGGCACGACGCTGAATTTCTAAACTTAATAATTCAAATAATTCTGGGGTAGCGCAGCGTTTTGTTAGCGCTTCCTTAAAGGCTGGTTCTTTTTCCAGTAATGTCCGAAAATCAACAGAGGGAATAGTTAGACATACTGATTCTATCGAGGCGATCGCAGTTTCACAAGCAACTCCTCTCAATAAACTTACCCAACCCAGAATTGCCCCTGGTTGGAGTAATTCTAAGGTGTCCGGTACAGGCGAATTATAGGTATATCCAATCAGTCGGGCTTGTCCTTCGTAAAGAATTGCTACATGAGCAGGCATTGTTTCCTTAACAACAATTGTGTGTCCCATACGGTAACGCAATAGTTGTGCTTTTTGTGTCAGTTGCTCAATCGCAGAAGTGGATAAGAGGTTAAAGGGTGGCGTTGTCTCTAAGAACTGGGAAATAGCAGGTGTAAAAGTGGTCATATTATGTCTGGGGAAAGACTTTATTATTCAGGACACAGGCGAGTGTCCTAGTTTTAAATTTTTTAACGCAAAGTAGCGCAGAGGTTCACGCAAAGGAAGACGGAGTGAGGAGTTGTGTTGAGGCTTGATTCAGGGCTTGTTGTAAGGATTCTTGTAGCCATTTTTGAAATAAATCATTGAGCAATTTTTTTCTGGTAGAATCATCTAGTTTCGCGTATATCATTTGTTCTAACCGGACGATGACAATCCATTCTCCTAAACGTGTGGGAGGCATAATTTGTCCTGGTTGACTAGCCCGGAGTTTGGCTGCTAGTTGGGGGTGGGGTTGACTCAGAGCCATTGGTCCAATTAATCCCCCTGCTTGGGCTTCTGGCCCTTGGGAATATTTACGGGCGATGTCAGCAAAGCTTTGTTCTTTAGCTTTAATCCGAAAGTATAGCTCCTGAGCGATCGCCATATCACGAGTTCGCAGCAGAGAATAAGTGACCTGATCCAGTTGGGATTTTTGCGTGAGAAAATAAGACTCTAATTTATGTCCCCAAGTCGCCAATTTATATTTTTCCAGCCGCAATTTTCTGGTTGCTATTCCCTGTAGTTGCGCTGGGGTGATATGATTTAACCGTAGCCAGTTTTCTAGCTGTTGGGGATCAGTGATACTATGGGCAGTATAAAATTCCTGTTGTGCCTGTTCTACCTCTTCTGGGCTACATTCAATACAGGTGATTGCTTGGTCAATTAACAACTCCCGATAAATCTGGGGCAGCATCTGATAACCTGCTAACAGAGATATCAACTCTGGCGCAGTGATGGTTTGCTCAGACAACTTTTCTAGACAAGAATCATTCATTGCAAAATCAAGTAGACGATGGGTGTAATGTTTAAAATAAATAATCTATGATGCAAATTGATTGACCGAAAAGGTTAGGCGGCAAACTTGTTCATTCAAACTCAAATTAATAATACTGCACATTCCCGTAAAACTATTGAGAATCTTTATTAAAAATAATATACATTAAATGAGAGAAGTTAAATGCTAAAAAAATTATGTTTTTATTAGTTCAGCCCATCATTAACAAAAAAATAGCCAGCAATTACAGTGTCTGCGCTAATTTATATGTAAACTTGAATACAGTTTTTTCGAGTGACTAACTATCTTATTGTATGGACATATCAAGTCCGGTTGAATACTTACGAAACGCGAAAACCTGACAAACCTTTGCTTTAACTCCCCTCCTCGCTTGCGCTACCGTGTACACACAAGTGATTCAATCACCCCAAATCCTTTAAAAGTAGGGTGTGTTATGCCGAAGGGCCACCGCACCATCCCAGATTTTCGGTGCGTTAGGACTAAAGTCCATAACGCACCCTACAAAAAGAAAATGAGTGCAGGTCATATTTTCCGAGTTGTGTGTACACAGTGGTTCCTCGCTTGCACCGGAGGGGTTGGGGTGACATGATAACAGTTAATTTTTTCGGGGTTTGACAAAGAAATTGCTGTATCACCTTCTAGTAAAATCATCAATAATCAGTTATACTCAAATCCAGTGAAATTAGTGTCAACCAAATTCTCTAAATACAAGAGTTTTCATGTATTTAGACCACACTCTTGATTCCTCTGGTGCGCCTGGAGCGCCTCTGCGTGAGACAAAAATTCTGTAATTTAACTGCCCAGAAGCGCAGTTAAAAAGTGCAAATTTTTCACAAACCCTTTTAGCTAATTTTATTCCCCAAGGCGAATTAGTGCAGAATGATTAACCGCCAACGAGAAAGATTCTCAACAGAAACACACCAAGCTATCACACTTGTGGATGTGTTACTCAAATGGACACAACAAAAAGGTAACTCTGTCGGCTTTTCTTTTTTGCAAGATGACAAACAGGAAAATCTTACCTACGCGGAGTTAGACCAAAAAGCACGCACAATAGCGGCGCATTTACAGGCGATGCACTGGCAGGGAGAACGGGTATTATTAATGTATCCGCCGGGCTTAGAATTAATAGCGGCAATTATGGGTTGCTTTTATGCGGGTGTGGTAGCAGTTCCAGTTTATCCACCGCGTCGCAATCAAAACATGACTAGGCTATTAGCAATTACCCAAGATGCTGAAGCTAAGGGAATATTGACCACCGTATCCTTAGATGATTTATTAAAAGACGTAGCTAAAAATACAGCAATAGCAGGGTTAAATAAAATTGCCACAGATAGTATGATCTTATCTGTAGGTGAGGCTTGGCAAACTCCTGAATTGACAAAAAATAGTCTGGCTTTACTACAATATACTTCCGGTTCCACTGGCACACCCAAGGGAGTGATGCTCAGTCATGGTAATTTATTGCATAACTTGGCACAAATATATCAACGTTTTGGACATTCATCTAGTACCCAGGTTGTGAGTTGGTTGCCACCTTACCATGACATGGGTTTGATTGGAGGAATTTTTCAGCCGTTGTATGGTGGTTTTCCGGTTACGCTCATGTCTCCTGTAGCTTTTCTGCAAAAACCGCTTCGCTGGTTGCAAGCAATTTCTCAAACTCATGCTACCACTAGCGGCGCTCCTAATTTTGCCTACGAGATGTGTGTACGCAAGATTCGTTTAGAGGAATGCCAAGATTTGGATTTGAGTAGTTGGGATTTAGCATTTACGGGTGCAGAACCAATTCGCCAAGATACACTAGAAAGATTTGCTACAGTTTTTGCACCTTATGGATTTCGACGAGCCGCTTTTTATCCTTGCTATGGTTTAGCAGAAGCGACTTTGTTTGTTAGTGGTAAAAATCAGAAAAATTTAGAATTAAATCATACTGCTCAAGGTTTAGTCAGTTGTGGTATTCCCAGTCATGACCAAACTCTAGTTATAGTTAATCCAGAATCTCGACAACCTTGTGCAGCCGGGGAAGAGGGAGAAATTTGGGTCAAAGGTGAAAGTGTAGCTCAAGGTTATTGGCAACGTTTCCAGGAAACCGCAGCAAGTTTTCGCGCCTCCTTAGCTTCGGGAGAAGGTGGTTTTTTACGCACAGGAGATTTGGGTTATTTACGCTCTGGGGAATTATTTGTCACGGGCAGGATAAAAGATGTTATTATAATCAGAGGGCAGAATTATTACCCCCACGATATTGAAGCGACTGTTGCCCAAAGTCATCCGGCTTTGAGTGCTTACTGGGGTGCGGCTTTTAGTGTGGAAGTCTCCGGGGAAGAACGGCTAGTGGTGGTTCAGGAGGTTGAGCGTAATTGTTGGCGCACACTGGATCAAGATGCCGTAATTACAGCGATTCGGGCTGCTATTTCTCGTGAGTTCGGTTTGCAGGTGTATGGGATATGTTTGCTTAAGCCTAGTAGTATTCCTAAGACTTCTAGTGGGAAGGTGCAGCGTTTCGCTTGTCGGGATGGGTTTGTGAGTTCGGGGTTGGATGTGGTTTGTCGGTGGGAGTTGTCTCACGCCAAGGCGCAGAGGCGCAAAGAAGAGAAGGTTGTAGATGGTTTGATTGAGTGGTTACGGGTTTATGCTCGTGATCATATTAATTCGCGGTTGATGGATGAACGGCGTTGTATTTCACCCCATATTGTTTTGGATTTTGGGAATAGGGGTTTGTTGGGAATGCAGGTTCCTTGTTGTTATGGTGGTTTGGGTTTGGGATATACGGACACCATCAGGATTATACAACAGCTTGGGGCGATTGATCCGACTTTGGCTTTGTTTGTGGGGTTGAATAATGTGTTGGGGGTGCGTCCAATATTAATGTCTGGGAGTGAGTCTTTAAAGGCGGAACTTTTACCTATTCTGGCTACGGGACGGGAATTGGCGGCTTTTGCACTGACGGAAACGGGTGCTGGTGCTAATCCTCAAGCTATCCAATCTCAGGCTATTAGTGATGGTGATGGTTGGCGATTGCGGGGTGAAAAGATTTGGAGTGGTTCGGCTGCTTGGGCTGGTGTGATTAATGTGTTTGTTAAACATGAGTCGGGAATTAGCGGCTTTGTGGTGCGTCGGGGTACTCCTGGTTTGCGTCAAGGTGCGGAAGCGCTAACGATGGGAATGCGGGGAATGGTGCAGAATACTGTTTATTTGGAAGATATTCCGGTGACATCTGCGGAATTATTGGGTGATGTTGGGGCAGGGATGAATGTTGCTCAAGATGCGATGATGTATGGCAGGTTAGCGATCGCAGCTGCTTGTGTGGGTGGGATGCAACGTTGTGTACAATTAATGTGGCGTTATAGTGGACGGCGACAAATTGCTACAGGTAAATTACTCGATCATCCTGTGGTTTTATATCGTCTTCAAGAATTAACAAATGCCATTACCGCAGTCAATAGCTTGGTGATGCGGGTAGGAAAATTACTCGACCAAGGAAATACTGTTCCCGCCGAAGTATATACAGCGTGTAAAATTTCTGCCCCAGAATTTTATTGGCAAGCAGCAGATTTACTGGTACAAACTTTGGGAGGAAGGGGTTATATAGAAAGTAATATTGCACCACAAATTTTGCGAGATGCGCGAATTTTAAGGATATTTGAAGGACCAACAGAAACATTGTGCGGCTTTTTGGGTGCGCGTGTTCTCAAACAAGGACAGACACTGCAAAATTTTCTCTGTCAAACCTTGGGTGCTGTGGAAGTTGGACAAAAGTTAGCTGATGCTGTAGAGCAAATTAGCGATCGCCTTTATAATGACTCTAACATCAAATTCCAGCGTTGGATTTACCATCAACTAGGACAATTGACAACAGAAGCCATACTCTGGGCAGTATTAGATGATCAATCAGCAATTGCTTGGGTAAAAAATCGATTTAATCAACAACTCCAGCAAATCCTGACATTTAATCCTGACAACTTACTATATCTCAATTCCCAAAGCCTAGAAAATCACCTCCATCAATATACACAAAGCATCGGTGATATTGAACAAAACTTAGCCGGAGAAGACCAACAACTAGATGAATTATTGCGTCAGTCTGGAGAAAATTCCCAGACAACAGCAAAAACTTGGGACTCCCACCCCCAAACCGAAGACTTCCCAACCCAAAATACATCCGTCTCCCAAATCAGCACTTGGTTAAAAACGTGGATAGCTGAAAAACTGCACATATCAACTTCCACCATAGATACCAATAAAGCCTTCGCCGACTACGGCATAGATTCCATCACCGCCGTAGAATTAACCCAAGACTTACAACAATGGTTAAATATATCCCAACCCTTAGATGCCACCATAGCATGGAACTTCCCCACAATTACCGCCCTAGCTAACTACTTAGGAGAAGTAACCAGTAAAAATCCTACACCTTCAGATAACAACTTAGACAACTTATCCACTATAGACATAGCACAACTACTCAGCCAAGAAATAGCGATCGCACGTGATCGAAAACCTCAAAACAAATAATCCCCTCCGCGTACCTTTGCGTGAACCTCCGCGAACCTTTGCGTTTAAAAAACTCCTATGAAAGACAACTACCAAAACTTGCTCAAAGACGCACTCCTAGAAATGCGACAACTACGAGCCGAAATCACAACCTTAGAAACACAAAAAACAGAACCCATTGCTATAATTGGCATGGCTTGTCGTTTTCCTGGTAGCGCGAACAACCCCGAAGCATTTTGGCAATTGTTGCGAGATGGAGTCAATGCAGTTAGTGAAATTCCCTCCCCACGTTGGGATATAGCCAACTACTACGATGAAAATCCCGATACTCCGGGAAAAATGTACACTCGCTACGGTCATTTTATCGACCGACTAGAAGAATTTGACGCTGAGTTTTTTGGAATTTCCCCCCGTGAAGCCGTAGCAATGGACCCCCAACAACGGCTATTATTAGAAGTTAGTCACGAAGCCTTAGAACGCGCCGGACAGTCTCCCGAAAAACTCAAAGGTAGTAAGACATCTATATATATAGGACTGTGTTTTGATGACTACGCCAAATATAGCGTCTCCCCACCCACCCGCATAGATGCTTTTAGCAGTTTAGGTAACACTCGTAGTATCGCCGCCGGACGCATTGCCTACGTGTTAGGATTGCAAGGAACAGTCATGCAACTAGATACCACCTGTTCTTCCTCCTTGCTGGGGGTACATTTAGCCTGTCAAAG encodes:
- a CDS encoding peptidylprolyl isomerase; translated protein: MNDSCLEKLSEQTITAPELISLLAGYQMLPQIYRELLIDQAITCIECSPEEVEQAQQEFYTAHSITDPQQLENWLRLNHITPAQLQGIATRKLRLEKYKLATWGHKLESYFLTQKSQLDQVTYSLLRTRDMAIAQELYFRIKAKEQSFADIARKYSQGPEAQAGGLIGPMALSQPHPQLAAKLRASQPGQIMPPTRLGEWIVIVRLEQMIYAKLDDSTRKKLLNDLFQKWLQESLQQALNQASTQLLTPSSFA
- a CDS encoding AMP-binding protein — encoded protein: MINRQRERFSTETHQAITLVDVLLKWTQQKGNSVGFSFLQDDKQENLTYAELDQKARTIAAHLQAMHWQGERVLLMYPPGLELIAAIMGCFYAGVVAVPVYPPRRNQNMTRLLAITQDAEAKGILTTVSLDDLLKDVAKNTAIAGLNKIATDSMILSVGEAWQTPELTKNSLALLQYTSGSTGTPKGVMLSHGNLLHNLAQIYQRFGHSSSTQVVSWLPPYHDMGLIGGIFQPLYGGFPVTLMSPVAFLQKPLRWLQAISQTHATTSGAPNFAYEMCVRKIRLEECQDLDLSSWDLAFTGAEPIRQDTLERFATVFAPYGFRRAAFYPCYGLAEATLFVSGKNQKNLELNHTAQGLVSCGIPSHDQTLVIVNPESRQPCAAGEEGEIWVKGESVAQGYWQRFQETAASFRASLASGEGGFLRTGDLGYLRSGELFVTGRIKDVIIIRGQNYYPHDIEATVAQSHPALSAYWGAAFSVEVSGEERLVVVQEVERNCWRTLDQDAVITAIRAAISREFGLQVYGICLLKPSSIPKTSSGKVQRFACRDGFVSSGLDVVCRWELSHAKAQRRKEEKVVDGLIEWLRVYARDHINSRLMDERRCISPHIVLDFGNRGLLGMQVPCCYGGLGLGYTDTIRIIQQLGAIDPTLALFVGLNNVLGVRPILMSGSESLKAELLPILATGRELAAFALTETGAGANPQAIQSQAISDGDGWRLRGEKIWSGSAAWAGVINVFVKHESGISGFVVRRGTPGLRQGAEALTMGMRGMVQNTVYLEDIPVTSAELLGDVGAGMNVAQDAMMYGRLAIAAACVGGMQRCVQLMWRYSGRRQIATGKLLDHPVVLYRLQELTNAITAVNSLVMRVGKLLDQGNTVPAEVYTACKISAPEFYWQAADLLVQTLGGRGYIESNIAPQILRDARILRIFEGPTETLCGFLGARVLKQGQTLQNFLCQTLGAVEVGQKLADAVEQISDRLYNDSNIKFQRWIYHQLGQLTTEAILWAVLDDQSAIAWVKNRFNQQLQQILTFNPDNLLYLNSQSLENHLHQYTQSIGDIEQNLAGEDQQLDELLRQSGENSQTTAKTWDSHPQTEDFPTQNTSVSQISTWLKTWIAEKLHISTSTIDTNKAFADYGIDSITAVELTQDLQQWLNISQPLDATIAWNFPTITALANYLGEVTSKNPTPSDNNLDNLSTIDIAQLLSQEIAIARDRKPQNK
- a CDS encoding peptidase domain-containing ABC transporter; amino-acid sequence: MTTFTPAISQFLETTPPFNLLSTSAIEQLTQKAQLLRYRMGHTIVVKETMPAHVAILYEGQARLIGYTYNSPVPDTLELLQPGAILGWVSLLRGVACETAIASIESVCLTIPSVDFRTLLEKEPAFKEALTKRCATPELFELLSLEIQRRALGEIDIAALVSEILPQTIVFDAPKGKTPLSQLDPHRLWLLSSGNTNFAIGDRLEPSPDKQILKVESGTARLVGIPPVSFQTTPITPTVIVTEPEAETEDIPYASEQPPALEPSKAERIKYPYVSGNGVLNETLACFQMLSQYWDMPFRRDVVRRVLQNQQQRLGSVSLQLCGSLAEMLGLRAQLAMVPAVAISRLETPVMLQWQNRFAVLYQATEKELVLAVPGKGIQRHKTPEFVATWGQEGEILLLQQTQQTPRKRFGLSWFLPFVSQYRRVLSEVLISSFFVQLFGLANPLITQVIIDKVLIQNSPSTLNVLGTLLVVTAVFEAILTTLRTNLFVETTNRIDMALGSEVIDHLLRLPLGYFEKRPVGELSTRINELENIRQFLTGTALTVVLDSIFSVIYIVVMVYYSWLLTLVALATVPLFALLGLIVAPIIRQQTRNRAERNAATQSYLVEVVSGIQTVKAQNIELRSRWQWQDRYAKYVADSFKNAITSTTAGSISKFLNQLSGLLLLWVGAFLVLQGTLTLGQLIAFRIIAGYTTSPLLRLVQLWQNFQETALSLERLSDILDTPQEEPVPQDIPLPAIQGAVKYENITFRFTQSPSPQLDNISLEIAPNTFVGVVGQSGAGKSTLTKLLTRLYDPEAGRILIDGYDIHKVELYSLRRQIGMVLQDTLLFDTTVKENIALNNPEASSEEIIAAARVAYAHDFIMSLPMGYNTRVGERGSALSGGQRQRIAIARTVLQNPQLLIMDEATSALDYNSERQVCQNLQQALKGRTVFFITHRLGTIRHADVILMMEDGRIAEKGTHDELMAMRGLYYCLYRQQEAVVA